A region of the Verrucomicrobiia bacterium genome:
TTTGCACGAGGAAAGCGCCGCGTTGCGATCTTTGCCCACTGGCCCGAGTTTGCTTCGCTCACCAGGAAGACCGGGTAGCAGATTTACCGGCCCTTGCAAAACGGCCAAAGCCCACCGCGCGCTGGTTCGCCGCGTTTGTGGTCGAGGATAAGGGCCGGTTTTTGGTGCGGCAGCGGCCTGCCAAGGGCATCAATGGTTCTTTGTGGGAGTTTCCCAATGTGGAGATTCATCGGAAAGCAAATATGAAGAAGGCGGCGCGGGTGGTCCTGGGCGCAAGCGCCCGGTCGATCGAGCGGTTCTGCACCATCCGGCATTCGATTACGCGCTATCGCATTACGCTCGATGTTTTCAAGGTTCAGACGAACCTGGCGGGAAAACCATCTCGATCTGGCGCGCGCTGGTTGACCCAGGCTCAAGCGAGGCGGTTGCCTTTCACAGGAGCCCACAAGAAGATTCTTTGGATGAGAGGGAGTGAGCGCCTACCGACCACCGTACACTGATAGCGCGCGCTGCCAGGTTCCCTCTCCCAGCCTGCGGGGTCAAGGAGAGGGGCCTGTTCGCTGGTGACCGCAGGCTGGCTCTGGGTCCAAGCCACCGAAAACCACCTGCAATTAGAAGTCCTCAGGCTTCCTGGAAGAAAATGTGGGTAACGACAAGCGCTGAAGCGAGTGTTAATGAGTCGCACAGCCTTGAAGAACCCTGTCGTGCGCCCTTGAAGATTTCACTGTCCGATTCCGAGTGGTTTATTATCCTCGGGTTTTGCATCCTGAACCATCAATGAGCAAGTTGCTGTTAATAGACGACGAAGCGGACGTGCAATACTCGTTCCAGCGGATTTTTGATTCGCCGGATATCGAGTTGACGACCGCGTCGAGCGGGGAGGAGGGCTTGAGGCTCCTCCCGCGGCTCAAGCCGGACTTGGTGCTGATGGACGTGCGGATGGGCGGGATGAGCGGCCTGGAGACCCTGCGGCGTCTGCGCCAGCTTGATTCGAAACTGCTGGTCATCCTGATGACCGCTTACGGCACCACGCAAACCGCCATCGAGGCGATGAAGCTGGGCGCATACGATTATCTGCTCAAGCCGTTCGATGTGCCCAAGCTTAAAGAGATTGTTTCCAAAGCCCTGAAAGCCGCTCTGGACATGCGGCAGGTGGTCTCGTATCAGCCGTTGCTCGAATCGGAGGATTACGAGCTGGGAATCGTGGGCCGCAGCGAGCCGATGCAGCAGGTGTTCAAATTGATCGGGCAATTGGCCGCTTCGGATGCCACGGCCCTCATCACGGGCGAAAGCGGCACCGGCAAAGAGTTGGTTGCCCGGGCAATTTATCACCATAGCAACCGCAGCCAACACCCGTTTCTTGCCGTCAATTGCGCGGCGATTCCGGAGCAACTGCTCGAAAGCGAGCTGTTTGGGCACGAGCGCGGGGCTTTTACCGGCGCAACTCTCCAGCGCATTGGCAAGTTCGAGCAATGCAATCGCGGCACGCTGTTCCTGGATGAAATCGGCGATATGACCCCCGCCACGCAAACCAAAATCCTGCGCGTGCTGCAGTCGGGCACCTTCGAGCGAGTGGGTGGGAACCAGCCTCTCAAGGTGGATGTGCGCATCATCGCGGCAACCAACAAACCCCTCGAACAAGCCGTCGCCGCCCGGCAGTTCAGGGAGGACCTCTTTTACCGGCTGAATGTGGTCCGAATTCATATCCCGCCGATGCGGGAACGGAGGGAAGACATCCGGCTTTTGGTGAATTATTTCCTGAGCAAATTCGCCAAGGACCAGGCCGTGCCGCCCCGCTCGATAGCCCCTTCTGCCCTCAAAGCGCTCGAAAAGCACCATTGGCCGGGCAACGTGCGCGAGCTGGAAAACGTCATCCGGCGCGCCCTGGTGATGGCCAAAGGCGAGGCGATTCTCACCAGCGATCTGCCAGCCGAAATCAGCGGCGCCGCAGTTGCTGGCTCCGCCACGACCAGCCCCTTGGCCCCGGGTGATTCCGCCGGAACGGATGTGGCCGTGCTGGCGCGGCAGCTTTTTCAGTGGGCTCGCCGCGATCCGAAGCTCAAGATTATCCCCGCAGTGGAACGTGAATTGGTCATTCAGGCCCTCAAAGATACGGAAGGCAACCAGGTCCATGCGGCCAAGTTGCTGGGCATCACGCGGGCGACCTTGCGCAAGCGGGTCGAAAAATTCGGCATCCAGAAAGAACTCAACATCAAGTAATGGCCGAGTCCTCCCCTCTCGCTCCCCCGGCCGAGCCCAGCTTGCTGCTGCTGATTCCCGCTTACAACGAAGAGCACCGGATCGAACCGGTTTTGCGGGACTATGGCCGTTATTTCCGGGAGAATTATCGGGGCAAGTTTCAGCTCGTGGTAGTGCTTAACGGCTGCCGGGACAACACGCTGGGCGTTGTCCAGCGCGTGGCAGGGCAATACCCGGCCATCAGCGCATTGGAATTCCGCGAACCCATCGGCAAAGGGGGCGCGCTGATTGAAGGGCTTAAACTAGCGCCGCTGGCTGACGTGGTGGGCTATGTCGATGCCGATGGGGCCACTCCGCCCCGGGCCTTTCACGAGTTGGTGAAGCACCTCGGCGAGGCCGACTGTGTCATTGGCTCGCGCTGGCTGCCCGGGGCAGTACTGCATGTCGAGCAAACCAGCAAACGCCAGTTTGCCAGCCGCGCCTTCCATCGCGTTGTCGAGTTGTTCTTCCACATGCACATCAAGGACACGCAGTGCGGGGCCAAGGTCATGCGGCGCCAGGCCGTCGAGCGCGTTCATTCAGCGTTGCGCATTGCGGATATGGCCTTTGATATCAACCTGCTCTACTCGCTTAAGCGCGCCGGGTTCTCCGTCCTGGAAGTGCCCACCGAATGGACCGACAAGATTGGCTCGAAGGTGACCCTGTTCCGCACCTCGCTGACGATGTTTCTTTCTGTGCTGCGGATTTGGTTGATCTACTCCCGGCTCTACCCGCTTCTGCGCCCTTTGCGCCCGCTCGAAACCTGGGTTTACAAGATGCTCCTGCGCCAGCCGCCGCCAAGGCCGGGACCCAAGAACCAGAGAAGCGGAAAGGAAATGGGTAGTGGAGCCCCGGGCGCATGACAAAGTATGGGCGTCTTGCCTCCTGGCTTTTTCCTTGATTTCCAAACTCGGGGGGACCATAAATGGCGGATGCTTGGAATACTCGGGGCGAGATTATTTCCCAAAGCTACACCGATTGAGCGGCGGGTGAAAACCAGGGCGGTGCTGCTGACCACTTTGGCCGTCCTTGTGTTGATTGGAGCGGTGGCTCTGATTACCGCCTGGGCCTCCGGGTTAGGGTCTGTGTTCCACCAGAATTCCCCATCGAGCCTGCTGGGCCATTAAGCCTCAATCTCGGAGGGCAGAGATCGCTCGAAAGGGGGAAGTAATTTCTCCGGCGGGGTTCCAATATCGGTCCATCCGCTGCCGGTTTTCCCACAAGACGGCAACCGCGCGTTCCTCGAACAAACAGGGGAACACCAGGATTGGAAAGGCGGTCTGGCGCGCAAGGGTCATGGCTGCTTCGCCTTGATCAAGAATCCGGGCGTGCAGCGTCGCATCGGGAATGTCGTCCAACTGGCGCAGCACCAAGGTGCATTTCAATAATTGGAGCTTTTCCATGTCGTGATCGTAAGTGGCGTCCATGACAAATCGCTGACAGGCATGTTACAATCAGCCTGAAAACATCGGAGGAGATGTCTCCGTAGTCTCCCGGGCCTCTCCGTCAACAGCTCGCCTCAGTGTGTTACGGTCCGGCAACAAACCATTCACCAGATATTTACAGCGCAAAAAGAGGGTTTCTCTTGCGGTCCTGCCGTGTGTTCGCGAAGGTGTGACCATGTTGCGTATTGCAAAGTTATTGACCGTCTTTTTACTGCTTTTTCCACAGTCCGGGCTCCTGGCCGCCGGCAAGGCCGCTCACGTTGTCGTGCTGGTCTGGGACGGTATGCGCCCCGATTTCGTCACCGAAAAGACCACTCCAACCCTCATGAAATTGGCCCGAGAGGGCGTCACCTTTGCCCATCACCATCCCGTTTACGTCAGCTCGACCGAAGTCAACGGCACAGCCTTCGCAACGGGTATGTATCCCGAGCAGAGCGGGATCGTTGGAAACGAAGAGTATCGTCCCGCCATTTCACTCACTAAACCTATCATGACGGCCAACCCGCCTGAGGTGCGCCGGGGCGATGAAATTCTTGATAGCCAGTTTCTGCGCTGCCCGACCTTGGCCGAGACTCTCCATGCGCATACGCTTCGGACGGTTGTTGCCGGGGCGAAAACCGTGACGCTGCTGCTGGACCGTCACGCAGGAGAAAACGGCGGGCTCGGGGTGGATTTGTTCGAGGGGAATGTCCTTCCCAAGGCTATGGCAGGCGAATTGAATGGCGCTTTGGGCAAGTTTCCCCCAGTGGGTCTTCCCAAGCGCGAGCGGGATTTGTGGACCACCCAGGCGCTGGTTGGGCCGTTATGGGATGATGGCGTCCCGGCTTTATCGTGGTTATGGTTAAGTGAACCGGATTATTCCCAGCACCATACCGGGCCGGGTTCGAAAACGTCTCTCGCTGCGATTCTGTCTTGCGATCAGAACCTCGCCCAGGTCCTTGCAGCCCTGGATAAAAAAGGGGTGCGCGAACAAACGGACGTCATTGTGGTTTCCGACCACGGCTTTTCCACAATTTTTCAAACCGCGCCTGTGGCCGCCCTGCTGCGCAAGGCAGGATTCAAGGCCGCGCGGGCATTTTCTGCGGCGGGCCCGCACCCGGGCGAGGTGATGGTGGTGGGCAATGGCGGCACGGCGTTTCTCTATGTGACCGGCCATGACGCAACACAGATCAATCAGTTAGCGCATTGGCTCCAGGCGCAACCTTTCTGCGGAGTGGTCTTTACACGGATACCCGTCGATGGGGCCTTCCGGCTCGAACAAGCCAAGATCGATTCTCCGGCGGCGCCTGATATTGTCTGTGCCATGCGCTGGAAAGCCGATTCGAGCGCCAACGGCACACCCGGCCTCATTTACAGCGATGCCAGCGAATACGGTCCAGGCCAGGGGATGCATGCCAGCCTCAGTCCTTTTGACATGCACAACACTTGCATCGCCGCTGGCCCGGACTTTCGCAGAGATTTCCAGGACCCGCTTCCTACAGGAAACATTGATATTGCGCCGACGGTGACGTGGCTGTTGGGCGTGACGCCGCAGAGGCAGCCCT
Encoded here:
- a CDS encoding sigma-54 dependent transcriptional regulator, translating into MSKLLLIDDEADVQYSFQRIFDSPDIELTTASSGEEGLRLLPRLKPDLVLMDVRMGGMSGLETLRRLRQLDSKLLVILMTAYGTTQTAIEAMKLGAYDYLLKPFDVPKLKEIVSKALKAALDMRQVVSYQPLLESEDYELGIVGRSEPMQQVFKLIGQLAASDATALITGESGTGKELVARAIYHHSNRSQHPFLAVNCAAIPEQLLESELFGHERGAFTGATLQRIGKFEQCNRGTLFLDEIGDMTPATQTKILRVLQSGTFERVGGNQPLKVDVRIIAATNKPLEQAVAARQFREDLFYRLNVVRIHIPPMRERREDIRLLVNYFLSKFAKDQAVPPRSIAPSALKALEKHHWPGNVRELENVIRRALVMAKGEAILTSDLPAEISGAAVAGSATTSPLAPGDSAGTDVAVLARQLFQWARRDPKLKIIPAVERELVIQALKDTEGNQVHAAKLLGITRATLRKRVEKFGIQKELNIK
- a CDS encoding glycosyltransferase; translation: MAESSPLAPPAEPSLLLLIPAYNEEHRIEPVLRDYGRYFRENYRGKFQLVVVLNGCRDNTLGVVQRVAGQYPAISALEFREPIGKGGALIEGLKLAPLADVVGYVDADGATPPRAFHELVKHLGEADCVIGSRWLPGAVLHVEQTSKRQFASRAFHRVVELFFHMHIKDTQCGAKVMRRQAVERVHSALRIADMAFDINLLYSLKRAGFSVLEVPTEWTDKIGSKVTLFRTSLTMFLSVLRIWLIYSRLYPLLRPLRPLETWVYKMLLRQPPPRPGPKNQRSGKEMGSGAPGA
- a CDS encoding alkaline phosphatase family protein, producing MLRIAKLLTVFLLLFPQSGLLAAGKAAHVVVLVWDGMRPDFVTEKTTPTLMKLAREGVTFAHHHPVYVSSTEVNGTAFATGMYPEQSGIVGNEEYRPAISLTKPIMTANPPEVRRGDEILDSQFLRCPTLAETLHAHTLRTVVAGAKTVTLLLDRHAGENGGLGVDLFEGNVLPKAMAGELNGALGKFPPVGLPKRERDLWTTQALVGPLWDDGVPALSWLWLSEPDYSQHHTGPGSKTSLAAILSCDQNLAQVLAALDKKGVREQTDVIVVSDHGFSTIFQTAPVAALLRKAGFKAARAFSAAGPHPGEVMVVGNGGTAFLYVTGHDATQINQLAHWLQAQPFCGVVFTRIPVDGAFRLEQAKIDSPAAPDIVCAMRWKADSSANGTPGLIYSDASEYGPGQGMHASLSPFDMHNTCIAAGPDFRRDFQDPLPTGNIDIAPTVTWLLGVTPQRQPSGRVLHEALTENTERNAHPTSHHLETTYRDENFGWRQYLDYSEVSGVLYFDAGNGEQIQAATASASGAPGKSR